In Leptospira congkakensis, one DNA window encodes the following:
- a CDS encoding NAD(P)H-dependent glycerol-3-phosphate dehydrogenase, whose translation MKIGIIGAGSFGTALGSILADKGYDVTLWTRSEDQARSINENHMNTKHMPDLVLPDKLKADTNLIHVVKDKDMIVSAPPSHALSGILREIKDHIPPKVPIVSASKGIENESLRLVSEIFESELPGQFHSQLSYLSGPSFAKEMVKRVPTIVSIASKNEATAKRVQEIFSFTYFRTYWTPDVVGVEVGGALKNVIAIAAGVADGLGFGQNTRAALITRGLNEITRMGIKMGADPMTFLGPSGMGDLVLTCCGEGSRNRTVGFRLGKGEKLKDILASMNEVAEGVKTTQSAKNLSDKLGMEMAITQEVYRMLYEDKDPKEVVKALMSRDLKREGV comes from the coding sequence ATGAAGATTGGTATCATTGGCGCCGGAAGTTTTGGCACTGCACTAGGTAGTATTTTAGCGGACAAGGGTTATGACGTTACCCTTTGGACCAGAAGCGAGGATCAAGCAAGATCCATCAATGAAAACCATATGAATACCAAACATATGCCCGATTTGGTACTTCCGGATAAACTCAAAGCAGATACCAACCTCATCCATGTTGTGAAAGACAAGGACATGATTGTTTCTGCTCCCCCAAGCCACGCTCTTTCCGGAATTCTGAGAGAAATCAAAGATCATATCCCACCAAAAGTGCCCATTGTTTCTGCCTCCAAAGGGATCGAAAACGAAAGCCTAAGACTTGTTTCCGAGATTTTTGAATCCGAACTTCCGGGACAATTCCATTCCCAACTTTCTTATCTTTCGGGGCCAAGTTTTGCCAAAGAAATGGTGAAACGAGTTCCGACCATTGTTTCGATTGCTTCCAAAAACGAAGCCACCGCCAAACGAGTGCAAGAGATCTTTAGTTTTACTTATTTCCGTACTTATTGGACTCCCGATGTTGTGGGTGTCGAAGTGGGTGGCGCTTTAAAAAACGTCATTGCCATTGCAGCAGGGGTTGCCGACGGTCTTGGTTTTGGTCAAAATACAAGGGCAGCTCTCATCACACGCGGGTTAAACGAAATCACAAGGATGGGAATCAAAATGGGTGCCGATCCTATGACTTTCCTTGGGCCATCGGGGATGGGAGATTTGGTTCTTACTTGTTGTGGAGAAGGATCACGGAACAGAACCGTGGGTTTTCGTTTGGGTAAAGGTGAAAAATTAAAAGATATTTTAGCTTCTATGAACGAAGTCGCGGAAGGTGTCAAAACCACTCAATCCGCAAAAAATCTTTCGGACAAACTGGGTATGGAAATGGCCATCACCCAGGAAGTCTATCGAATGTTATACGAAGATAAAGATCCGAAAGAAGTGGTCAAAGCTCTGATGAGCCGTGATCTAAAACGGGAAGGTGTCTAA
- a CDS encoding MAPEG family protein — protein METIYLTLIGFTLWALGLGVFLTSYRGVLVLFGKKKSNEFPAGIQHGSNFNWRLNRAHLNSLENLPLFVAVVFLTANLGMIDNFVNQAGLVILGARVLQSLTHLTSTSVLAVNIRFTFYMIQIVTYIVLLVRLF, from the coding sequence GTGGAAACCATTTATCTTACACTCATTGGATTTACACTTTGGGCACTAGGGCTTGGGGTATTTTTAACTTCTTACCGAGGTGTACTCGTGTTATTCGGTAAAAAAAAGTCGAATGAATTCCCTGCAGGGATCCAACACGGTTCCAATTTTAATTGGAGACTCAACAGGGCTCACCTCAACAGTTTGGAAAACCTACCCTTGTTTGTGGCAGTGGTTTTTTTAACCGCTAACTTAGGTATGATTGATAATTTTGTGAACCAAGCAGGTCTTGTGATTTTAGGAGCAAGGGTTTTACAATCCCTCACTCATCTAACTTCTACAAGTGTTCTTGCTGTGAACATTCGGTTTACATTTTATATGATTCAAATTGTAACCTATATCGTTCTACTGGTACGTCTTTTTTAG
- a CDS encoding alpha/beta hydrolase, translated as MEIIESGASAKEAKGVLIIWPSTGGNARSFRIRDSELETLGLRLIRFNPPSHGNSKGIYDPRTAISLLDVYLKERGYTNKELYGIGHSGGGAALMMYANLVPFRKLFLLSPILDSVLSLRYLYESHSIEEFSRLLLLPDVSDDVAPNKQILETLAIPQWLEDGKIDHLKVQIQNSRIRLEDLSIFLKNLFLPGFVVDGSVIQKRTNYTIFLPKEDKWFPKEYSISFAKENGLHCIEIPDAPDHFFSSTWLSVWKQIQKIGF; from the coding sequence TTGGAAATCATCGAATCTGGCGCTTCTGCGAAAGAGGCGAAAGGTGTTCTTATCATTTGGCCAAGTACTGGCGGTAACGCGAGATCGTTTCGGATCCGTGATTCCGAACTAGAAACTTTGGGGTTAAGACTCATTCGGTTCAATCCTCCTTCTCATGGAAATTCAAAGGGAATTTACGATCCCAGAACCGCCATATCGTTGTTAGATGTATATCTGAAAGAACGTGGATATACAAACAAAGAATTGTATGGGATTGGGCATAGTGGAGGAGGTGCGGCACTTATGATGTATGCCAATTTAGTTCCTTTTCGAAAACTGTTTTTACTTTCCCCTATTTTGGATAGTGTTCTTAGCCTTCGGTATTTGTATGAATCCCATTCGATTGAGGAGTTCAGTCGACTTCTTCTTTTGCCAGATGTTTCTGATGATGTGGCTCCCAACAAACAGATATTAGAGACACTTGCCATTCCACAGTGGTTAGAAGATGGAAAAATCGATCATCTCAAAGTTCAGATTCAAAACTCTAGAATTCGGTTAGAAGACCTATCCATATTTTTGAAGAATCTTTTTTTACCTGGATTTGTAGTGGATGGATCAGTCATACAAAAAAGAACCAATTACACAATCTTTCTTCCGAAAGAAGATAAGTGGTTTCCAAAAGAATATAGCATCAGTTTTGCAAAAGAGAACGGACTGCACTGTATCGAAATTCCAGATGCCCCCGACCATTTTTTTTCATCCACTTGGCTTTCCGTTTGGAAACAGATCCAAAAGATTGGCTTTTAA
- the map gene encoding type I methionyl aminopeptidase, whose protein sequence is MSIQNEKDLQGILKAGKFVAKVRELLKLLAKPGVSTLELDNVAKQEFEKAGAFSAPKFDYKFPGYTCISTNFEIAHGIPKKETILKDGDLVNIDVSAKLDGYYADTGISFVVGQSNASLQKLCETAIEGTMRATKQAFTGNYLRNIGREIHSAAVENGFTVIKNLAGHGTGKKLHEEPQVLVYEEKRDQRKLGNGLVLAIESFISTGSQTAYEEEDGWTLVASNRRGELSYVAQCEHTVIVQNGKPIIATL, encoded by the coding sequence ATGTCGATTCAAAATGAAAAAGATCTTCAAGGGATATTAAAAGCTGGAAAGTTTGTCGCGAAAGTTCGTGAACTTTTGAAACTTCTGGCTAAACCTGGAGTGTCTACTTTGGAACTAGACAACGTTGCAAAACAGGAATTTGAAAAAGCAGGAGCATTTTCCGCACCTAAGTTTGATTACAAATTTCCTGGTTATACTTGTATCAGTACCAATTTTGAAATCGCACATGGGATTCCCAAAAAAGAAACCATCTTAAAAGATGGAGATTTAGTGAATATTGATGTATCTGCCAAACTAGATGGTTATTATGCCGATACAGGAATTTCTTTTGTTGTGGGTCAGTCCAACGCTTCTCTTCAAAAACTTTGTGAAACAGCAATCGAAGGAACGATGCGTGCCACAAAACAAGCGTTTACTGGAAATTATCTACGAAACATTGGAAGAGAAATTCATTCTGCCGCAGTAGAAAATGGATTTACAGTCATTAAAAATTTAGCGGGCCATGGAACCGGAAAAAAACTCCATGAAGAACCTCAAGTTTTGGTTTATGAAGAAAAACGTGACCAAAGAAAATTGGGGAACGGACTTGTTCTTGCGATTGAATCTTTTATTTCTACAGGAAGCCAAACTGCTTACGAAGAAGAAGATGGTTGGACACTGGTTGCCAGCAATCGTCGAGGGGAACTCAGTTATGTAGCACAGTGTGAACATACTGTCATTGTCCAAAACGGAAAACCCATCATCGCTACATTATAA
- the arsS gene encoding arsenosugar biosynthesis radical SAM (seleno)protein ArsS (Some members of this family are selenoproteins.), whose protein sequence is METKEQLSTLQSFSGKNFSDSVGHSIHARSLKVFQINVGKWCNQACRHCHVDASPIRTEMMDKATIDLCLEIIAKTPGIETVDITGGAPEGNPHFKDLVLGARKLGKRVMDRCNLTILEEPGNDWLYDFLASNQVEVVSSLPSFIESTTDNQRGKGVYQKSITALKKLNALGYGTKLPLNLVYNPNGLFLGSGQSVLEREYKETLQKKYGIVFNQLFCINNLPISRFLGALVRGGKFEMYMETLANAYNPATVEGLMCLDQISVGYDGSVYDCDFNQMLDLKSQNVKHLKDFDLQSFLSRDIVVANHCYGCTAGAGSSCGGEIV, encoded by the coding sequence ATGGAAACGAAGGAACAACTTTCCACCTTACAATCATTCAGTGGTAAAAATTTTTCCGATTCTGTCGGACATTCTATACATGCTCGTTCTCTAAAGGTTTTTCAAATCAATGTGGGTAAATGGTGCAACCAAGCCTGTCGGCATTGCCATGTAGATGCATCACCCATACGAACTGAGATGATGGATAAAGCCACAATCGATTTGTGTTTGGAAATTATCGCAAAAACACCAGGGATAGAAACTGTAGATATCACGGGTGGAGCACCGGAAGGAAATCCTCATTTTAAGGATTTGGTTTTAGGTGCGAGAAAACTGGGCAAACGAGTGATGGATCGTTGTAACTTAACCATCCTTGAAGAACCAGGAAATGATTGGTTGTATGATTTTTTAGCATCCAATCAGGTGGAAGTTGTATCTTCATTACCGTCATTCATTGAAAGTACGACGGACAACCAGAGAGGAAAAGGAGTTTATCAAAAATCCATTACCGCATTAAAGAAGTTAAATGCTCTTGGTTATGGAACAAAACTCCCTTTAAATTTAGTTTATAATCCAAACGGTTTATTTTTAGGTTCCGGCCAATCCGTTTTAGAAAGAGAATACAAAGAAACTTTGCAAAAAAAATACGGAATCGTATTCAACCAATTGTTTTGTATCAATAACCTTCCGATCAGCCGATTTTTAGGTGCTCTCGTTCGGGGTGGTAAATTTGAAATGTATATGGAAACTTTAGCCAATGCCTACAATCCAGCCACTGTAGAAGGTCTCATGTGTTTGGATCAAATATCTGTAGGTTATGACGGTTCTGTGTATGATTGTGATTTCAATCAAATGTTAGATTTGAAGTCTCAAAATGTAAAACATCTAAAGGATTTCGATTTGCAATCTTTCCTAAGTCGAGATATCGTAGTAGCAAATCATTGTTACGGATGTACTGCCGGCGCGGGATCCAGTTGTGGTGGGGAGATTGTTTAG
- a CDS encoding arsenosugar biosynthesis-associated peroxidase-like protein, translating to MAETNHYYNATDLGKFGEIGRTNPALAEKFFAYYGAVMAEGALTEREKALIALAVSHALKCPYCIDAYTSTSLQKGANEAQMNEAVHVAAAMAAGINLVHSVQMQNKIDELSF from the coding sequence ATGGCAGAAACAAATCATTATTACAACGCAACGGATCTTGGAAAATTTGGTGAGATCGGACGTACGAACCCTGCTTTAGCAGAAAAGTTTTTTGCTTATTATGGTGCTGTGATGGCGGAAGGGGCATTAACTGAAAGAGAAAAAGCACTGATTGCTTTGGCAGTTTCTCATGCATTAAAATGTCCGTATTGTATTGATGCCTACACATCCACATCTCTCCAAAAAGGTGCCAATGAAGCACAAATGAATGAAGCGGTTCACGTGGCTGCAGCAATGGCTGCCGGAATCAATTTAGTTCATAGTGTTCAAATGCAAAACAAAATAGACGAACTTTCTTTTTAG
- a CDS encoding TolC family protein produces MNLVNSYLFRFCLFLVGSLFVSFCSSSPDIKVGDGVVEDSLRKITGVTTKDLERTLSKNSMGLDDLFVLAVEKTERIALKNEATNQAKYGKNRAMAGFLPTLSYVYNKFYSIPGHTADPTPLDNYKTYQAIQSENYAALLPSKTTSSNLPPTVGAGSRLLLSFPLSNGLLAYQDYKAYTSLAEQRRMEAKFEAGRMYMEIALAYYNVLQLEDSLNQAEESLVLHMEAVKEKRRLFSLGRILRYELLNAETAVTNAQAVLEDTRSQLEQVQLALSTMVGMESTITLENSVPRFKSPNIENVDDILVKRYDVISSKKGIEVAKANESKAMFGFAPNVAVNTFYSFPTPGQTHSKDVTAQLAITMPLTPLTQYADLEMAESATKQAKLTASQTRRAAVQEIQNAIQSLKNSEKLFGIYEKAYQFALDTLKSQESAYHLGRTSLADLIGTRISTLNSKMALQKINYQMHLNRVVLGVATGELPLLTDSQSSEE; encoded by the coding sequence ATGAATTTAGTGAATAGTTATTTATTTCGATTTTGTCTGTTTTTGGTTGGTTCTCTTTTTGTTTCCTTCTGTTCATCTAGTCCCGATATAAAAGTAGGTGATGGTGTTGTTGAAGATAGTTTAAGGAAGATAACTGGTGTTACTACAAAAGATTTAGAACGAACATTGTCTAAAAATTCGATGGGTTTGGATGATTTGTTTGTGTTAGCTGTGGAAAAAACAGAAAGAATTGCCCTTAAAAATGAAGCCACAAACCAAGCTAAGTATGGAAAAAATAGAGCCATGGCTGGATTTTTACCCACTTTATCTTATGTTTATAATAAGTTTTATTCCATTCCTGGTCATACTGCTGATCCAACTCCTTTGGATAATTATAAAACATACCAAGCGATACAAAGTGAGAATTATGCAGCTCTTTTACCATCCAAAACAACCTCATCCAATCTTCCCCCAACAGTAGGAGCAGGTTCTCGTTTGTTATTAAGTTTTCCATTATCAAATGGGCTTTTGGCTTATCAAGATTACAAAGCGTATACAAGTTTGGCGGAACAAAGAAGAATGGAAGCCAAGTTCGAAGCAGGAAGAATGTATATGGAAATTGCATTGGCATATTATAATGTTTTGCAATTGGAAGATAGTTTAAACCAAGCTGAAGAATCTCTAGTTTTACATATGGAAGCTGTGAAAGAAAAAAGAAGACTTTTTTCTCTTGGCAGAATACTTCGTTACGAACTTTTAAATGCTGAAACAGCAGTCACCAATGCCCAGGCAGTATTAGAAGATACAAGGTCACAACTAGAACAAGTTCAATTGGCTTTATCAACCATGGTCGGAATGGAATCTACGATCACTTTGGAAAATTCTGTTCCTCGTTTTAAATCACCTAATATTGAAAATGTGGATGATATTCTAGTGAAACGGTATGATGTGATTTCATCCAAAAAGGGAATAGAGGTAGCCAAAGCAAACGAAAGTAAGGCCATGTTCGGTTTTGCTCCCAATGTCGCAGTAAATACTTTTTATTCTTTTCCTACACCTGGGCAAACACATAGCAAAGATGTGACAGCTCAACTTGCCATAACCATGCCACTCACACCACTGACTCAATATGCAGATTTAGAAATGGCAGAATCGGCAACCAAACAAGCAAAGTTGACCGCTTCACAAACAAGAAGAGCTGCCGTTCAAGAAATCCAAAATGCGATACAAAGTTTAAAGAATTCGGAAAAGTTATTTGGGATTTATGAAAAGGCATACCAGTTTGCATTGGATACATTAAAAAGCCAAGAGTCGGCTTATCATTTGGGACGAACAAGTTTGGCAGATTTAATCGGAACCAGAATTAGTACTCTCAATTCCAAAATGGCATTACAAAAAATAAATTACCAAATGCATTTAAATCGAGTGGTACTAGGTGTTGCCACAGGCGAATTGCCCCTCCTTACAGATTCACAATCTTCTGAAGAATGA
- a CDS encoding efflux RND transporter permease subunit yields the protein MMMFAMVLLGAIGLSRLGLSQMPNVDFPVVNIVLTLQGANPSVMESDVVDPLEEVLLTVEGVEEIRSTSNESAATITVELGLDRDVDVALQEIQTKIAQVQNKLPDALDPPILLKANPDDTPIIWVALTAEGKTDQEKMIFVKSYLKDKFQKIPGVGEILLGGYVDRTINVYLDPNRLARNELTVDDIANTLLEQNIEVPSGKLENKKSEVSLRAVGDVPTVEQLSNIYINSRTGSAMYRPVKLKEVASVEDGLDEVKRISRFNRIPAVGLGIKKIKGSDAVAVGKAVKLKMEELKPFLPKGYNLSIANDNTTFISESVEELIFTLILSIILTGLVCRLFLGSWSSTGNVLLAIPTSIIGTFLVLYILGFTLNTFTLLGLSLAVGIVVDDAIMVLENISRHKEMGKTWYKASLEGAAEIRFAALAATLAIIAIFLPVAFMQGVVGRYFLEFGITVAVAVVLSLFEALSFTPMRASRYKDKEKSKSKQKLQMVDEVSNWKANRLIQLFLKFWDQIGIFKILDPIMETFLKKAEVFYEDTLKYVIRYPITILVVSTLVFIFSLGFFLLLKKEFIPSQDLGRFILRAKLPVTTSIQGTDSAMRKVEEYLLSKPGIERYMGNVGGFDGSESNAAMFFVSMQSMGKRPISSKTGKEITQNEIFEDLRKELKPIVPEAKFTIIDISQRGFSAGRGYPVELVLTGPDWDVLAKVSDKIRLKLEEEAVLQDIDTDYVLGQDELRILPNRDAAAARGVSMANIGNTIGPLMGGKKVSRFTENGRSYDVRIKINKAQGENADIIPNIKVRNTYGEFIRLQEILIFESKKALKSITRVNRDRAIKLFGNPPIQLGQTVSMEKSIKIAKEYLPEGYSVAVSGSAKTANESTNGLVFALCLGILISYMVLASQFNSLKQPLYVLLAMPFSFSGALVALYVTGQTFNMYSFIGLIMLLGLVKKNSILLVEFVNFVRSQGKNIKDSILEGCPVRLRPVLMTSFASIAAAIPPALALGPGAETRIPMAVTILGGLILSTLITFIVVPAAYVLFEKENPK from the coding sequence ATGATGATGTTCGCCATGGTTCTCCTTGGCGCTATCGGACTTTCTAGACTTGGGCTCTCCCAGATGCCCAATGTTGACTTTCCTGTGGTCAATATTGTTCTCACATTACAAGGAGCCAATCCCTCTGTAATGGAGTCAGACGTTGTTGATCCGTTGGAAGAAGTTCTTTTAACGGTGGAAGGGGTCGAAGAAATCCGATCTACTTCTAATGAAAGTGCTGCAACGATCACCGTAGAACTTGGGTTAGATAGAGATGTGGATGTGGCTCTACAAGAAATCCAAACTAAAATTGCACAGGTTCAAAACAAACTTCCCGATGCACTGGATCCCCCAATATTATTAAAAGCAAATCCAGATGATACACCCATCATTTGGGTTGCTTTGACTGCTGAGGGAAAAACGGATCAAGAGAAGATGATTTTTGTGAAATCATACCTCAAAGATAAATTTCAGAAAATTCCTGGAGTTGGTGAGATTTTACTTGGGGGTTATGTAGACAGAACCATCAACGTTTATTTGGATCCTAATCGACTTGCTCGCAATGAACTAACAGTAGATGACATTGCAAATACATTGTTGGAACAAAATATCGAGGTTCCATCAGGTAAATTAGAAAACAAAAAATCAGAAGTTTCACTTCGTGCGGTGGGTGATGTACCTACGGTGGAGCAACTTTCTAATATTTATATCAATTCACGTACTGGTTCGGCAATGTACCGCCCGGTGAAATTAAAAGAAGTCGCATCCGTAGAAGATGGGTTAGATGAAGTTAAACGAATTAGCAGGTTTAATCGAATCCCAGCTGTTGGTTTGGGTATCAAAAAAATCAAAGGTTCTGATGCCGTTGCCGTTGGAAAAGCAGTAAAATTAAAAATGGAAGAACTCAAACCCTTTTTACCGAAAGGGTATAATTTGAGTATTGCAAATGATAATACAACGTTTATCAGTGAATCAGTTGAAGAACTTATTTTCACTTTAATTCTTTCTATCATATTAACAGGTTTAGTTTGTCGTTTATTTTTGGGAAGTTGGAGTAGTACAGGAAATGTTTTACTCGCCATACCCACATCCATCATTGGAACATTTTTAGTTTTATATATACTTGGGTTCACATTAAATACATTCACATTACTTGGTTTGTCATTGGCAGTGGGTATTGTTGTAGACGATGCTATCATGGTGCTCGAAAACATTAGCCGGCATAAAGAAATGGGTAAAACTTGGTACAAAGCATCCCTGGAAGGTGCAGCTGAGATTCGTTTTGCGGCACTTGCAGCAACACTGGCAATCATTGCGATTTTTTTGCCCGTTGCCTTTATGCAAGGAGTGGTCGGCAGATACTTTTTAGAATTTGGAATTACCGTAGCAGTGGCAGTTGTACTTTCTTTGTTTGAAGCACTTAGTTTTACACCTATGCGTGCTTCCAGATACAAAGACAAAGAAAAATCGAAATCAAAACAAAAACTTCAAATGGTAGATGAAGTATCAAATTGGAAAGCGAATCGATTGATTCAATTGTTTTTGAAGTTTTGGGATCAAATCGGGATTTTTAAAATCTTAGATCCAATTATGGAAACCTTTCTTAAAAAGGCAGAAGTATTTTATGAAGATACACTAAAGTATGTCATTCGATATCCAATTACAATATTAGTTGTTTCTACTTTGGTATTTATATTTTCTCTTGGATTTTTTCTGTTACTAAAAAAAGAGTTCATTCCCTCCCAAGATTTGGGTAGGTTCATTCTGCGTGCTAAATTACCTGTCACAACCTCTATTCAGGGAACAGACTCTGCTATGCGAAAGGTAGAAGAATATTTACTTTCTAAACCTGGGATTGAAAGGTACATGGGCAATGTCGGTGGATTTGATGGATCAGAATCTAATGCTGCCATGTTTTTTGTTTCGATGCAATCTATGGGCAAACGACCCATCAGTTCCAAAACGGGAAAAGAAATCACACAAAATGAAATATTTGAAGATTTGCGTAAAGAATTAAAACCCATTGTACCAGAAGCAAAATTTACGATTATCGATATTTCGCAAAGAGGTTTCAGTGCAGGGCGTGGATATCCAGTAGAACTTGTGTTAACTGGTCCTGATTGGGATGTTTTAGCAAAAGTTTCAGACAAAATAAGACTGAAATTGGAAGAGGAAGCTGTTTTACAAGACATCGATACAGATTATGTTTTGGGACAAGACGAACTTCGAATTTTACCAAACCGTGATGCCGCCGCTGCAAGAGGTGTGAGTATGGCTAATATTGGCAATACGATTGGACCTCTTATGGGAGGAAAAAAAGTAAGTAGATTTACAGAAAATGGTAGGAGTTATGATGTTCGAATCAAAATAAATAAAGCCCAAGGTGAAAATGCAGACATCATACCCAATATCAAAGTAAGAAATACTTATGGAGAATTCATTCGTTTGCAAGAAATTTTGATATTTGAATCCAAAAAAGCCTTAAAGAGCATTACAAGAGTTAACCGAGACAGGGCGATAAAATTATTTGGCAACCCTCCTATTCAGTTGGGACAAACTGTATCCATGGAAAAATCTATAAAAATTGCAAAAGAATACCTTCCCGAAGGATATTCCGTTGCCGTTTCAGGTTCCGCAAAAACTGCGAATGAATCTACTAACGGTTTAGTCTTTGCACTTTGTTTAGGAATTTTAATTTCCTATATGGTACTAGCTAGTCAGTTTAATAGTTTAAAACAGCCTTTGTATGTCCTCCTTGCAATGCCTTTTAGTTTTTCTGGGGCCCTTGTTGCACTGTATGTAACGGGACAAACGTTTAATATGTATAGTTTTATCGGCCTAATCATGTTGTTAGGTCTTGTGAAAAAAAATTCTATCTTACTCGTTGAATTCGTAAATTTTGTGCGTTCCCAAGGTAAAAACATAAAGGATTCCATATTAGAAGGTTGCCCGGTTCGTTTGAGGCCGGTTCTTATGACTTCCTTCGCATCCATTGCTGCGGCCATTCCTCCTGCACTCGCATTGGGTCCCGGTGCAGAAACAAGAATCCCTATGGCCGTGACTATACTCGGCGGTTTGATACTATCCACTCTCATTACGTTTATTGTGGTGCCTGCAGCTTATGTATTATTTGAAAAAGAGAATCCAAAATGA
- a CDS encoding enoyl-CoA hydratase/isomerase family protein produces MNPFAEIFHGERILEIKMQSNEKNTFDFDAFVLFEQILNKHANNPNLRVLLFTSAQTQFFSNGIEPTLMYGKTESDVRKSVEQLLRTAQTYFQFPVPTIAVVNGHCMAAGAVFALFSDYRYMVDKGARIGFSEAIVGLNFPSIPTIVLQDLVGVKVTRDLLYSGKQIKGPEAKEIGLVDELFTAETLFGESLKFAETLSKLTNNSSRGMKTAQREPYRKKMESLFQIDADLFTKVILSHDGQEGFHSLIEKRRPKFIT; encoded by the coding sequence ATGAATCCTTTTGCAGAGATCTTTCATGGAGAACGCATCTTGGAAATCAAGATGCAATCCAATGAAAAGAATACTTTCGATTTCGATGCTTTCGTATTATTCGAACAGATTTTAAACAAACACGCAAACAATCCAAATTTGCGTGTTTTGCTTTTTACATCCGCACAAACACAGTTTTTTTCCAATGGGATTGAACCCACTCTTATGTATGGAAAAACAGAATCTGATGTTCGGAAATCCGTTGAACAGTTGTTACGAACTGCCCAAACCTATTTTCAATTTCCAGTTCCCACCATTGCAGTTGTGAATGGACATTGTATGGCAGCGGGAGCAGTGTTTGCATTGTTCTCTGATTACCGATACATGGTGGACAAAGGGGCAAGGATTGGATTTTCCGAAGCCATCGTTGGTCTCAACTTTCCATCCATTCCTACAATTGTTTTACAAGATTTAGTGGGTGTAAAAGTCACTCGCGACCTTCTTTACTCAGGGAAACAAATCAAAGGCCCTGAAGCCAAAGAAATTGGCCTTGTGGATGAATTGTTTACTGCAGAAACATTGTTTGGTGAATCCTTAAAATTTGCTGAGACACTTTCCAAACTCACAAACAATTCTAGTCGTGGAATGAAAACTGCCCAAAGGGAACCTTACCGAAAAAAAATGGAATCCTTGTTCCAAATTGATGCAGACCTTTTTACAAAAGTCATTCTGTCTCATGACGGGCAGGAAGGGTTCCATTCCCTCATTGAAAAACGTAGGCCAAAGTTCATCACTTGA